A single Lynx canadensis isolate LIC74 chromosome D2, mLynCan4.pri.v2, whole genome shotgun sequence DNA region contains:
- the UNC5B gene encoding netrin receptor UNC5B: MWARSGARGALLLALLLCWDPRLSQAGTDSGSEVLPDSFPSAPAEPLPHFLQEPQDAYIVKNKPVELRCRAFPATQIYFKCNGEWVSQNDHVMQEGLDEATGLRVREVQIEVSRQQVEELFGLEDYWCQCVAWSSAGTTKSRRAYVRIAYLRKNFDQEPLGKEVPLDQEVLLQCRPPEGVPVAEVEWLKNEDIIDPTQDTNFLLTIDHNLIIRQARLADTANYTCVAKNIVAKRRSTTATVIVFVNGGWSSWAEWSPCSNRCGRGWQKRTRTCTNPAPLNGGAFCEGQAFQKTACTTVCPVDGAWTEWSKWSACSTECAHWRSRECMAPPPQNGGRDCSGTLLDSKNCTDGLCIQNKKTLSDPKSHLLETSGDVALYAGLVVSIFVVVGVVMVVGVVVYRRNCRDFDTDITDSSAALTGGFHPVNFKTARPNNPQLLHPSVPPDLTASAGIYRGPVYALQDSADKIPMTNSPLLDPLPSLKIKVYNSSTTGSGPGLPDGADLLGVLPPGTYSGDYTRDAHLLHLRSASLGSQQLLGLPRDPGSSVSGTFGCLGGRLSIPGTGVSLLVPNGAIPQGKFYEMYLLINKAENTLPLSEGTQTVLSPSVTCGPTGLLLCRPVILTVPHCAEVRAGDWIFQLKTQAHQGHWEEVVTLDEETLNTPCYCQLEARSCHILLDQLGTYVFTGESYSRSAVKRLQLAIFAPALCTSLEYSLRVYCLEDTPVALKEVLELERTLGGYLVEEPKPLLFKDSYHNLRLSLHDIPHAHWRSKLLAKYQEIPFYHIWSGNQKALHCTFTLERHSLASTELSCKICVRQVEGEGQICQLHTTLAETPAGSLDAFCSAPGSTVTTQLGPYAFKIPLSIRQKICNSLDAPNSRGNDWRLLAQKLSMDRYLNYFATKASPTGVILDLWEALQQDDGDLNSLASALEEMGKSEMLVAMATDGDC; the protein is encoded by the exons GCACTGATTCCGGCAGCGAGGTGCTCCCCGACTCCTTCCCCTCGGCGCCGGCTgagcccctgccccacttcctgCAGGAGCCACAGGATGCCTACATCGTGAAGAACAAGCCCGTGGAGCTGCGCTGCCGCGCCTTCCCCGCCACGCAGATCTACTTCAAGTGTAACGGCGAGTGGGTCAGCCAGAATGACCACGTCATGCAGGAGGGCCTGGATGAGGCCACGG GCCTGCGGGTACGAGAGGTACAGATCGAGGTGTCGCGGCAGCAGGTGGAGGAGCTGTTCGGGCTGGAGGATTACTGGTGCCAGTGCGTGGCCTGGAGCTCCGCGGGCACCACCAAGAGTCGCCGGGCCTACGTCCGCATCGCAT ACCTGCGCAAGAACTTCGATCAGGAGCCTCTGGGCAAGGAGGTGCCCCTGGACCAGGAGGTTCTCCTACAGTGCCGCCCACCAGAGGGCGTGCCTGTGGCTGAG GTAGAATGGCTCAAGAATGAGGACATCATCGACCCCACCCAGGACACCAACTTCCTGCTCACCATCGACCACAACCTCATCATCCGCCAGGCCCGCCTGGCAGATACGGCCAACTACACCTGTGTGGCCAAGAACATCGTGGCCAAGCGTCGCAGCACCACTGCCACGGTCATTGTCTTCG TGAACGGTGGCTGGTCCAGCTGGGCGGAGTGGTCACCCTGCTCCAACCGCTGCGGCCGTGGCTGGCAGAAACGTACACGGACCTGCACCAACCCGGCCCCGCTCAACGGAGGTGCCTTCTGCGAGGGCCAGGCCTTCCAAAAGACCGCCTGCACCACCGTGTGCCCAG TGGACGGAGCGTGGACGGAGTGGAGCAAGTGGTCAGCCTGCAGCACTGAGTGTGCCCACTGGCGCAGCCGCGAGTGCATGGCGCCCCCGCCCCAGAACGGAGGCCGAGACTGCAGCGGGACCCTGCTCGACTCCAAGAACTGCACCGACGGGCTGTGCATACAGA ATAAGAAAACTCTAAGTGACCCCAAAAGCCACC TGCTGGAGACCTCGGGGGACGTGGCGCTGTACGCGGGCCTCGTGGTGTCCATCTTCGTCGTCGTGGGCGTCGtcatggtggtgggggtggtggtttACCGCCGCAACTGCCGGGACTTTGACACGGACATCACCGACTCGTCGGCCGCCCTCACTGGCGGCTTCCACCCCGTCAACTTCAAGACTGCGAGGCCCA ACAATCCACAGCTCCTGCACCCATCCGTGCCTCCAGACCTCACGGCCAGTGCCGGCATCTACCGCGGGCCCGTGTATGCCCTGCAGGACTCCGCCGACAAGATCCCCATGACCAACTCGCCCCTGCTGGATCCCCTGCCTAGTCTCAAGATCAAGGTCTACAACTCCAGCACCACCGGCTCGGGGCCAGGCCTGCCAGATGGGGCTGACCTGCTAGGGGTCCTGCCGCCCGGCACGTATTCCGGCGACTACACCCGGGATGCCCACTTACTGCACCTGCGCAGTGCCAGCCTCGGCTCCCAGCAGCTCCTGGGCCTGCCCCGCGACCCGGGGAGCAGCGTCAGCGGCACTTTTGGCTGCCTGGGTGGGAGGCTCAGCATCCCGGGCACAG GGGTCAGCCTGCTGGTACCCAATGGAGCCATCCCCCAGGGCAAGTTCTACGAGATGTACCTCCTTATCAACAAGGCAGAAAACACCCT cccGCTTTCAGAAGGGACCCAGACGGTATTGAGCCCCTCAGTGACCTGTGGGCCCACGGGCCTCCTGCTGTGCCGCCCCGTCATCCTCACGGTACCCCACTGTGCTGAAGTCCGTGCCGGCGACTGGATCTTCCAGCTCAAGACCCAGGCCCACCAGGGCCACTGGGAG GAGGTGGTGACCCTGGACGAGGAAACCCTGAACACGCCCTGCTACTGCCAGCTGGAGGCCAGGTCCTGCCACATCCTGTTGGACCAGCTGGGCACCTACGTGTTCACGGGTGAGTCCTATTCCCGCTCGGCAGTCAAGCGTCTCCAGCTGGCCATCTTCGCCCCTgccctctgcacctccctggaGTACAGCCTCAGGGTCTACTGCCTAGAGGACACGCCCGTAGCGCTGAAG GAGGTGCTGGAACTGGAGCGGACCCTGGGTGGCTACCTAGTGGAAGAGCCAAAACCCCTGCTGTTTAAAGACAGTTACCACAATCTGCGCCTGTCTCTGCATGACATCCCCCATGCCCACTGGAGAAGCAAGCTGCTGGCCAAGTACCAG GAGATCCCCTTCTATCACATTTGGAGTGGCAACCAGAAGGCCCTGCACTGCACCTTCACCCTGGAGAGGCACAGCCTGGCCTCCACAGAGCTCTCCTGCAAGATCTGTGTGCGGCAGGTGGAAGGAGAGGGCCAGATCTGCCAGCTGCACACCACGCTGGCAGAG ACACCTGCTGGCTCCCTGGATGCCTTCTGCTCTGCCCCTGGCAGCACGGTCACCACCCAGCTGGGACCCTATGCCTTCAAGATTCCACTGTCCATCCGCCAGAAGATATGCAACAGCCTGGATGCCCCCAACTCGCGGGGCAATGACTGGCGGCTATTGGCGCAGAAGCTCTCCATGGACCG GTACCTGAACTACTTTGCCACCAAAGCGAGCCCCACGGGTGTAATCCTGGACCTCTGGGAAGCTCTGCAGCAGGATGACGGGGACCTCAACAGCCTGGCGAGTGCCTTGGAGGAGATGGGCAAGAGTGAGATGCTGGTGGCCATGGCCACTGACGGGGACTGCTGA